A single genomic interval of Plodia interpunctella isolate USDA-ARS_2022_Savannah chromosome 16, ilPloInte3.2, whole genome shotgun sequence harbors:
- the osi gene encoding electron transfer flavoprotein regulatory factor 1 yields the protein MSQVHRAAVLNLYKTLLYLGRDWPQGFDLYRKRLHKVFTKNSNETDPEKIKLMIKHGEFVVKEIEALYKLKKYRAMKRRYYDDSV from the exons atGTCGCAAGTTCATCGGGCGGCTGTGCTAAACCTCTACAAAACA cTATTATATTTAGGCCGGGACTGGCCTCAAGGATTTGATTTATATAGGAAAAGACTACATAAAGTCTTTACCAAAAATAGCAATGAAACAGACCCAGAGAAAATAAAGCTTATGATAAAACACGGTGAATTTGTTGTTAAAGAAATAGAGGCTCTATACAAATTGAAGAAATACAGGGCTATGAAACGGAGATATTACGATGACAGTGTGTAA
- the LOC128676730 gene encoding cilia- and flagella-associated protein 44, whose translation MADEPEVLGEGEGEETAAPEPPPPEPEEVEEEVEEESILTEYDPDDFLSGAVNTLDSSIPLDLFDFEYSYGYNCHKYFNLCACDESVVCWAAGSIITFMDVNTKQTWFRRSTTGGSVGNITSYRIDPNYRIAIAEGKEGHREPVIMIYTWPQMEIDAVLREGTANAYSILDFSPNGELLASVGKEPDYNLTIWNWRRHKILLRTNAFTFDVNGVMFSPYCPGQLTTAGAAHIKFWKMAETFTGLKLKGELGRFGKTEICDVLGVYPMPDEKVLSGCEWGNILVWEAGLVKLEVTQRARKTCHKAPVIQFMLSPAGDEVTTIARDGCVRAWYWDTVEQADPPEDDQYVELNPVAETCVPNCQIMCLKHQKDMYWYAQDGNGGLWTVDLDIDKIECNHRRIMTCHAGPIVAMIALRTHPILITAGEDGALQAYNTETHILLARYTFPQPITCVLYPPIDVDETSRIIMVGFADGIMRTLLVHPERFEAHTAMIDVRVHSALTIHSEDSVHPDVIDLISLLKPHSKSLTQITINHDRSLLVTCGQDCTIFMYQLVLGMPFQLFRLGFIETPNNIEYMTWKPEETRVLLLCGQDGFLWETVLPDVECQEYTKITTFKLEFDSYKEMQIKKYYMRNRPFPTEEELASIDEEALKAKEEAEKEKDDDEEEEWLGEIELIESDDPFGPTITWAEYGEEGIWIIQEGTGALLLIKPTGNKILKYGPFPGAWCDNITSLKFVCEGRYLVFGTNTGYIRVVRMPTDEEDTTEVHYLKWMAATAKLLKKLKGRRLAKEEGQPTPRIDFNDHYYLPMHDRYTGAITCLEFSHNGERFYTCGADGNIFSYTINFQEPLLPKEPIIPPKEVPKIERVKEPSTVEGELMSHEQLKQKEEYDKMMAIANAHKKRVRDQLAEITVEYNKIIKANRVLPFSQQIDVTIDPRPLAVQEEELDVAKALTRRKLAHQLEASDLGLHKMYSRNIIQLDVFPFTLKAIRDPEVVIRPLRQKNLSQAFFDQLEEVHQKMAEAALRGRRQESTARRAAARKSSWGPPKVASFLLGLPPKPPHPLKKALRNYHQRLNRHHLQFIEWQEHLSRKPDPNALPPGAAEALKEAEATIGNRLLKSQPDYVAPPGHNTQLRVCLLRQEIYDTKREFNLKILELREHKLRLVDKMKKIGERLGEIRVEIPPKLVKQPPAIPQIDDDLEFPEKNLEINPEPVVVPVRGAGKKSLIKERAERKVSGLYPVQRIRQPRVNKFIPITESRPLAASWELLRPRPDHEFSDIEIEIRNRRIERHLYEQDMLLADAAVSIQQFDARLRQLQRERIRVQEKSQLLELHLYQLHREMNVLNRFEAHEDRLAERVYAKLMQVRAVQEQILDCEMRIEEHKQEKETLDVSCQELQRQFKRLVQDNKFADFLRRIFKKKYRPPRDRDDDESSESESESSSSEEEDEGSLDSRDIGPIRLDPNICPEGCDRDVYDKTYDLRNTRHKHEQEMLEQDRLVELLRRDIDAHNKVKRKLSAQLDKRKNDLREFMMEKQSCLNDVTTTVILRYDQIRASALRGCTGPDGLSKTVVFPEQTLLKLRKRVLELQDEIKQQKQRQKVNRTHLFRMNIDLRAMEAQADDLRAQMRDVLTRKLGKPRKVDKTLDDLLRLMARRHKFSGTLGVQQQILKQLREWRDRYSELEKKYLQSLTHYSNRLRLAAALQADILPQKLMKDPTIMPGDYSPDQYQRDVVRLRIVRFQQRETIKALQEEIHGLRLKPLSQPAVREIATPMESEQSEIYLFMIPTTSRARRKKYFPITPLGSQVTVYDVNIMKLLYNCLDAMRVSREEADQLLKELTDMLPDVIAGNKSRYEVVDALVRKWLLKYGGDPKMYKKQTRAFDAVAALADRLIRDHIETMEGASPESHQVMEKLEEALKDMSDDTQPLGERLGPALAALFHTAQVADLETEETMASLVNSLVDSKHPLTMASIERIDKFNVIEDIQECGVQASSEEVEHIVDLAVECLRAQVMTADEEMQLQIVLDQVADDTQSTVTTDRMSTRSRKSKTKEDE comes from the exons atggctgatgaACCTGAAGTTCTTGGCGAAG GTGAGGGCGAAGAAACTGCGGCACCAGAACCTCCTCCCCCGGAACCAGAGGAGGTTGAAGAAGAGGTCGAAGAAGAATCTATACTAACAGAATATGATCCGGATGACTTTCTATCTGGAGCAGTCAATACACTTGACTCGTCTATTCCCCTCGATTTGTTCGATTTTGA ATATTCGTACGGCTACAACTGTCACAAGTACTTTAACCTGTGCGCGTGCGACGAGAGCGTGGTCTGCTGGGCCGCCGGCAGCATCATCACGTTCATGGACGTCAACACCAAGCAGACTTGGTTCAGAAGAAGCACTACGGGCGGCTCCGTTGGTAACATTACG TCATATCGAATAGACCCTAACTACCGCATAGCGATCGCTGAAGGCAAAGAAGGCCATCGGGAACCTGTCATAATGATCTACACCTGGCCTCAGATGGAAATCGACGCGGTATTAAGAGAAGGCACTGCCAATGCCTACTCTATTCTTGACTTTAG TCCCAACGGTGAGCTGTTAGCATCGGTCGGTAAAGAGCCAGACTACAACCTGACCATATGGAATTGGAGACGACACAAGATTTTGCTACGCACCAACGCTTTTACGTTTGACGTTAACGGTGTTATGTTTTCACCATATTGTCCAGGACAACTCACTACTGCAG GTGCCGCACACattaaattttggaaaatggCCGAGACTTTCACAGGTTTGAAGTTGAAAGGCGAGTTAGGTAGATTCGGAAAAACTGAAATTTGTGACGTTCTCGGAGTCTACCCTATGCCTGACGAAAAG gTGCTATCAGGGTGTGAGTGGGGCAACATTCTGGTTTGGGAGGCCGGCTTGGTCAAACTGGAGGTGACGCAACGCGCTCGGAAAACTTGTCATAAAGCCCCagtg ATTCAATTCATGCTAAGCCCGGCCGGCGACGAGGTGACCACCATTGCGCGGGACGGGTGCGTGCGCGCATGGTACTGGGACACCGTGGAGCAGGCCGACCCCCCCGAAGACGATCAGTACGTCGAGCTCAACCCTGTGGCCGAGACTTGT GTACCGAATTGTCAGATAATGTGCTTGAAACATCAGAAAGACATGTATTGGTATGCACAA GATGGTAATGGGGGATTATGGACTGTGGATTTGGATATAGACAAAATAGAGTGTAACCATCGCAGAATCATGACCTGTCATGCAGGACCAATAGTCGCGATGATTGCTCTACGCACCCACCCCATCCTGATCACGGCTGGTGAAGACGGTGCTTTACAAGCTTACAATACGGAGACTCATATTCTGCTAGCGCGCTATACCTTTCCACAACCTATTACTTGCGTGTTGTACCCACCCATTGAc GTGGATGAAACATCTCGTATAATAATGGTGGGGTTCGCGGACGGCATCATGCGCACGCTGCTGGTCCACCCGGAGCGGTTCGAGGCGCACACAGCGATGATCGACGTGAGGGTTCATTCCGCGCTCACTATCCACAGCGAGGACTCCGTCCATCCTGACGTCATTGACCTCATTTCG cTTCTAAAGCCCCACTCAAAGTCATTGACGCAAATAACGATAAATCATGACCGATCTCTCCTCGTCACTTGCGGGCAAGATTGCACCATTTTCATGTACCAGTTGGTGTTGGGGATGCCTTTTCAACTGTTCCGGCTGGGGTTCATTGAGACACCCAACAACATTGAGTACATGACTTGGAAGCCCGAAGAG ACAAGAGTCCTATTGCTATGTGGACAAGACGGATTTCTGTGGGAGACTGTATTGCCCGATGTCGAATGCCAAGAATATACGAAGATTACCACTTTCAAACTTGAATTTGACTCATATAAAGaaatgcaaattaaaaagtatta TATGCGCAACCGTCCTTTCCCTACTGAGGAAGAACTTGCGAGTATTGACGAAGAAGCTTTAAAAGCAAAAGAAGAAGCAGAGAAGGAAaaagatgatgatgaagaagaagaatggcTTGGAGAAATAGAGCTCA tTGAAAGTGATGACCCATTTGGACCCACTATCACATGGGCGGAGTACGGAGAGGAAGGAATCTGGATAATTCAGGAAGGCACCGGAGCTCTACTTCTTATAAAGCCCACTGGAAACAAGATCCTTAAGTACGGGCCCTTTCCTGGAGCGTGGTGCGATAATATCACGTCACTGAAATTTGT ATGTGAAGGACGATACTTAGTTTTTGGAACAAATACTGGCTACATTCGCGTAGTGAGGATGCCTACTGATGAGGAAGATACGACAGAAGTCCATTACCTGAAATGGATGGCTGCCACGGCAAAATTGCTAAAGAAGCTCAAAGGACGACGCCTGGCTAAGGAAGAG GGTCAACCTACTCCTCGAATAGACTTTAATGATCATTATTACCTACCAATGCATGATCGCTACACTGGAGCTATAACTTGTCTAGAGTTTAGTCATAATGGAGA ACGATTTTATACATGTGGAGCAGATGGAAACATTTTCTCATATACAATTAACTTTCAAGAACCTCTTTTACCGAAAGAACCAATAATTCCACCAAAAGAAGTACCT aAAATTGAACGAGTGAAGGAGCCCAGTACAGTTGAAGGCGAACTGATGTCCCATGAGCAACTAAAACAGAAAGAAGAGTACGACAAAATGATGGCGATTGCTAACGCTCACAAGAAGCGGGTTAGAGATCAGCTGGCTGAAATCACTGTCGAATATAACAAGATCATAAAAGC GAATCGTGTGTTACCGTTCTCCCAGCAAATTGACGTGACTATAGACCCTCGTCCTCTGGCGGTGCAGGAAGAGGAGCTGGATGTCGCGAAGGCGCTGACGAGGAGAAAGCTAGCGCATCAACTCGAGGCCTCTGACTTGGGTCTGCACAAAATGTATTCGAGGAACATTATACAGCTTGATGTCTTCCCCTTCACATTGAAAGCTATTAG ggaTCCTGAAGTAGTGATAAGACCATTGCGACAAAAGAATTTGTCGCAAGCATTTTTCGACCAACTAGAAGAAGTGCATCAGAAAATGGCTGAAGCGGCGTTACGTGGAag GCGTCAAGAATCTACAGCTCGTCGCGCAGCGGCGCGTAAATCGAGTTGGGGTCCCCCAAAAGTTGCATCCTTTTTGCTAGGCCTGCCTCCCAAACCACCTCATCCGCTGAAGAAAGCGCTGCGGAATTATCACCAGCGCTTGAATCGACATCATTTGCAGTTTATAGAG TGGCAAGAGCATTTGTCTCGGAAGCCAGACCCCAATGCCTTGCCCCCTGGCGCAGCAGAAGCGCTGAAAGAGGCTGAAGCGACGATCGGCAACCGCCTGCTGAAGTCTCAGCCTGACTACGTGGCTCCTCCAGGGCATAACACCCAACTTAGGGTGTGTCTCCTTAGGCAAGAg ATCTACGATAcaaaaagagaatttaatttgaaaatattagaacTGCGGGAGCACAAACTTCGGCTGGTGGATAAGATGAAAAAGATAGGAGAAAGACTGGGAGAGATCCGAGTGGAAATACCGCCGAAATTGGTCAAGCAGCCGCCAGCGATACCGCAAATTGACGACGACCTTGAGTTCCCGGAGAAGAACTTGGAG ataaacCCAGAGCCAGTGGTAGTGCCGGTGAGGGGGGCAGGCAAAAAGTCTCTAATAAAAGAAAGGGCGGAGCGCAAGGTGTCCGGCTTATATCCCGTACAAAGAATACGCCAACCAAGGGTCAACAAATTTATTCCCATTACTG AATCGCGCCCGCTGGCTGCATCTTGGGAACTCCTGAGGCCGAGACCTGATCATGAATTTTCAGATATTGAGATAGAAATACGTAATAGACGTATTGAGAG acaTTTATACGAGCAAGACATGTTGCTAGCTGACGCCGCAGTTTCAATACAACAATTTGACGCCCGCTTGAGACAGTTGCAGCGGGAACGCATCCGAGTACAG GAGAAAAGTCAACTGCTGGAATTACATCTTTACCAGCTTCATAGAGAAATGAACGTTTTAAATCGGTTTGAAGCTCACGAAGACAGGTTAGCTGAAAGGGTCTACGCCAAACTTATGCag GTTCGTGCTGTCCAAGAACAGATATTGGACTGTGAGATGCGTATAGAAGAACACAAgcaagaaaaagaaacattgGATGTGTCTTGTCAAGAATTACAGAGGCAGTTTAAGCGCTTGGTCCAAGACAATAAGTTTGCAGATTTCTTACGGAGGATTTTCAAGAAGAAGTACCGACCACCAAGAGATCGTGATGATGATG aatctTCGGAATCCGAATCGGAGTCGTCTTCCAGCGAGGAAGAAGATGAAGGCAGTCTTGATAGCCGAGACATCGGACCGATCAGACTTGATCCCAATATATGTCCTGAAGGTTGCGATAGGGATGTCTACGATAAGACTTACGATTTGAGAAATACCag ACACAAGCACGAACAAGAAATGTTAGAACAAGACCGCTTAGTGGAGCTCCTCAGAAGAGATATCGACGCTCACAACAAAGTGAAGCGCAAGTTGTCTGCCCAACTGGACAAGAGGAAGAATGACCTGAGGGAATTCATG ATGGAGAAACAAAGCTGTTTGAACGACGTGACAACGACGGTGATACTGCGCTACGACCAGATCCGAGCTTCCGCGTTGCGCGGCTGCACCGGACCGGACGGGCTTTCCAAGACCGTGGTGTTCCCGGAGCAAACGCTGCTGAAGCTGCGCAAGAGAGTGCTCGAGTTGCAAGATGagataaaacaacaaaaacaacgaCAAAA GGTGAATCGCACCCATCTATTTCGCATGAACATCGACCTCCGCGCGATGGAAGCACAAGCTGACGACCTGCGCGCGCAGATGCGAGACGTGCTCACGCGCAAGCTGGGGAAGCCTCGGAAAGTCGACAAGACCCTGGACGACCTGCTGAGACTGATGGCGAGAAGACACAAATTCTCGGGCACTCTTGGTGTGCAACAGCAAATTCTAAAACAACTACGCGAATGGCGG GACCGCTACAGCGAACTAGAGAAGAAATATCTCCAATCATTGACTCATTACTCGAACCGGCTACGTTTGGCTGCAGCGTTGCAGGCCGATATACTGCCTCAAAAG CTAATGAAAGACCCCACGATCATGCCGGGTGACTACTCTCCGGACCAATATCAACGAGACGTAGTGCGCTTGCGCATCGTGCGCTTTCAGCAACGAGAAACAATAAAG GCATTACAAGAGGAGATCCACGGTTTGCGACTGAAGCCGCTGTCGCAGCCCGCGGTACGCGAGATAGCCACGCCGATGGAGTCGGAGCAATCGGAGATATACCTCTTCATGATTCCTACAACATCTAGGGCACGCCGTAAGAAATATTTCCccat CACTCCGTTGGGTTCCCAAGTGACAGTGTATGACGTAAACATAATGAAGCTCCTGTACAACTGTCTGGATGCTATGCGCGTGTCACGGGAGGAGGCTGATCAACTGCTCAAAGAACTGACAGATATGTTGCCGGACGTCATAGCTGG AAACAAATCTCGATACGAAGTGGTGGACGCTTTAGTCCGCAAATGGCTGTTAAAGTATGGAGGAGACCCGAAAATGTATAAGAAGCAGACGAGGGCGTTCGATGCGGTGGCCGCTTTAGCTGACCGTCTCATCAGGGATCAC ATTGAGACAATGGAAGGTGCATCGCCAGAGTCTCATCAGGTCATGGAGAAGTTGGAAGAGGCATTGAAAGACATGTCCGATGACACTCAGCCGCTGGGCGAGCGCCTCGGCCCTGCTTTAGCTGCTCTGTTCCACACGGCACAAGTTGCTGATCTAG aaacTGAAGAAACAATGGCATCCCTTGTGAATTCCCTGGTAGATTCTAAGCATCCGCTCACTATGGCGTCCATTGAACGCATTGACAAATTTAACGTTATTGAGGATATTCAAG AATGCGGCGTGCAGGCGAGTTCTGAGGAGGTGGAACATATTGTGGACCTTGCGGTCGAGTGCCTGCGCGCGCAGGTCATGACCGCTGACGAGGAGATGCAACTGCAAATAGTCCTCGATCAGGTGGCCGATGATACG CAATCAACGGTGACAACTGACCGCATGTCGACCCGCAGCCGCAAGTCGAAAACTAAGGAAGATGAATAA
- the LOC128676271 gene encoding signal-induced proliferation-associated 1-like protein 1, with the protein MYTPNHTRKETRDVMYRSNSSLDLIYGDHPSGNGLRREYGSHGSIDVIGGASNERLSIMVHNYNGVSAPDKSPGLSRTDRLSDMLNSDHADGPTPRASASPKPRLKLNKLWGSAVPALSRHTFDDKALSVVEAEISKRKQFAHYDCQSLMANLSYAAEIRGELLSRRRNTTTGASAAALATRGVTPGEDSVRTVPDMGDGRSNELLESCPFFRNELGGEEERCVALCWRTARGAIPGQSGGWHRPRAAYGISVLEFPPGHTHWRNGCPFGRSLTPLPVESQDLGALYYRNYFYNQPHQNWFGMDENLGPIAVSIKKERVELRRGGGDVSAPASQLAWQYRLIIRTSELITLRGSLLEDALPTAKPSNNSATYNTKEVLEYVAPELQYSCLKLGINNGGAEDQLLRLDEQCITRHYKVGVMYCKSGQSTEEEMYNNQEAGPAFVEFLQMLGQTVRLKEFDKYKAGLDNRTDSTGLYSVYTTHQDCEIMFHVSTMLPYTPNNRQQLLRKRHIGNDIVTIVFQEPGAAPFTPRNIRSQFQHVFVVVRAIDPCTENTHYSIAVSRAKEVPLFGPPIKDGAVYPKGEVFTDLLLSKVINGENAAIQSPKFSTMATRTRQEYLKDLAKNYVTATTVETGQKFSLFSSVFALKSTSNSGNSSVLPRVDNCHNDVLVGGALCFHVHVQDEGAGGLLLDCMMGVSADTIVLLEHSSRQIILVVPTSSLLGWVVSGGWTRIYYHLGESVRVRGSCEALLRRLAAVAPPLAQQLAELALERSASHQLGFHVQPDGLVTAVESGGAAARAGVRRGARLLEVCRAAVVALHHDQLVDLLKTSAPVTVTLTFASSGRCSCACAAEDSVAAARADAQQPARARRAHSGHSPPRSDSSGYGTGGSGRSARQSPGAEALRRRSPALRHNARHKRASANTSSLTEELMRLMDAELGDGRSNSVASTVVANTPTSPSVASTTTPTSVAPTSTAATSVATSVAPAMSRTPPLPLPDAGALDWATLVHTATRAMLQICEEHQYPSIDNTEPSLDTIATESLHSSWPDIPSTDTNNDSSTTSLGSSDCSCGLAARVSALQAEAGSAQRQRDQLQDEVRRLRRTNARLREESARAVWQLRQFTHWLKRTVDRQ; encoded by the exons ATGTATACTCCGAATCATACAAGGAAGGAAACCAGAGATGTGATGTACCGCAGTAACTCGAGCCTAGACCTAATATACGGCGACCATCCGTCTGGTAATGGTCTCCGTAGAGAATATGGTAGCCACGGCTCCATCGACGTGATTGGAGGAGCTTCAAATGAACGGTTATCAATCATGGTGCATAATTACAATGGTGTGTCTGCTCCAGACAAAAGTCCGGGCCTATCGCGGACAGATCGGCTCTCAGACATGCTTAACAGTGATCATGCTGACGGCCCAACACCTCGGGCCAGTGCCAGTCCTAAACCAAggctaaaattaaacaaactatGGGGCAGTGCCGTACCTGCTCTGTCCCGGCATACATTCGATGATAAGGCGCTATCGGTGGTGGAAGCAGAGATATCTAAAAGGAAACAATTTGCACATTATGATTGCCAGTCACTCATGGCAAACTTGAGTTATGCAGCTGAGATCCGTGGAGAGTTATTAAGCCGTCGGAGAAACACAACAACTGGAGCATCAGCAGCCGCTTTGGCAACGCGAGGTGTCACGCCTGGCGAAGATTCTGTGAGAACTGTACCTGACATGGGGGATGGCCGTTCAAATGAACTACTTGAAAGTTGTCCATTCTTCAGAAATGAACTTGGTG GTGAAGAAGAGAGATGTGTAGCCTTATGCTGGCGAACTGCTCGAGGGGCAATACcgggtcaatctggtggttgGCACAGACCCCGAGCAGCTTATGGCATCTCAGTGCTGGAGTTTCCTCCTGGTCACACTCACTGGAGGAATGGATGCCCCTTCGGGAGATCATTGACACCCTTGCCAGTGGAAAGTCAAGACCTAGGAGCCTTGTactatagaaattatttttataaccaaC CACACCAGAACTGGTTCGGCATGGACGAGAACCTCGGGCCAATAGCAGTTTCCATCAAGAAAGAGCGGGTGGAGTTGCGGCGCGGTGGCGGCGATGTCTCTGCGCCCGCGTCTCAACTCGCGTGGCAGTACAGACTAATAATACGCACGTCTGAGCTGATCACTTTGCGAGGGTCCTTGCTTGAAGACGCCCTGCCCACCGCCAAGCCTAGCAACAACAGCGCTACTTATAACACGAAAGAGGTGTTGGAATATGTCGCGCCAGAGTTACAATACAGCTGTTTGAA ACTGGGTATTAATAATGGTGGTGCTGAAGATCAACTCTTACGTCTTGACGAACAATGTATAACGAGGCATTACAAAGTCGGAGTGATGTATTGCAAGAGCGGTCAGTCAACAGAAGAAGAAATGTATAACAACCAAGAAGCGGGTCCTGCTTTTGTTGAATTCCTTCAAATGCTTGGCCAGACAGTGCGGTTAAAAGAATTTGATAAGTACAAAGCTGGGCTGGATAACAGAACAGATTCAACGGGTTTATACTCTGTGTACACGACACATCAAGACTGCGAAATTATGTTTCATGTTTCAACTATGTTGCCGTACACACCGAACAATAGGCAGCAGTTGTTACGGAAGCGACATATAGGAAATGACATAGTAACTATAGTGTTCCAAGAGCCGGGTGCGGCTCCATTTACTCCGAGGAACATTCGATCACAATTCCAGCACGTTTTCGTCGTAGTGCGAGCGATTGATCCGTGCACAGAGAACACACATTACAGTATAGCAGTGAGCCGCGCTAAAGAAGTGCCTTTATTCGGACCTCCGATCAAAGATGGTGCTGTGTATCCTAAAGGAGAAGTGTTCACGGATTTGTTATTGAGTAAG GTCATAAACGGAGAAAATGCAGCTATTCAGTCTCCAAAGTTCAGCACAATGGCGACTCGAACAAGACAAGAATATTTGAAAGACTTAGCAAAAAATTATGTCACTGCCACAACGGTCGAAACTGGACAGAAATTTT CTTTATTTTCATCAGTATTTGCTCTGAAAAGCACGAGCAATTCGGGCAACTCCTCAGTGCTGCCTCGTGTGGATAACTGCCACAATGATGTGTTAGTTGGCGGAGCTTTATGTTTTCAT GTCCACGTGCAAGACGAAGGCGCCGGCGGGCTACTGTTGGACTGCATGATGGGCGTGTCCGCGGACACCATCGTGCTGCTGGAGCACAGCTCGCGCCAGATCATCCTGGTCGTGCCCACATCCTCGCTGCTGG GTTGGGTGGTAAGCGGCGGCTGGACGCGCATATACTACCACCTGGGGGAGAGCGTGCGCGTGCGCGGGTCGTGCGAGGCGCTGCTGCGGCGGCTGGCGGCCGTGGCGCCGCCGCTCGCGCAGCAGCTGGCCGAGCTCGCGCTCGAGCGCAGCGCCTCGCATCAGCTAG GTTTCCACGTGCAGCCGGACGGGCTGGTGACGGCGGTGGAgagcggcggcgcggcggcgcgcgcAGGCGTGCGACGCGGCGCGCGGCTGCTGGAGGTGTGTCGCGCGGCTGTGGTGGCGCTGCACCACGACCAGCTCGTGGACCTGCTGAAGACCTCCGCGCCCGTCACG GTGACACTAACGTTCGCGAGTAGCGGTCGCTGCTCGTGCGCGTGCGCCGCGGAGGACAGCGTGGCGGCCGCGCGCGCCGACGCGCAACAACCTGCGCGTGCGCGCCGCGCGCACAGCGGTCATTCACCCCCAAGGTCTGACTCCTCGGGTTACGGCACCG GTGGGTCGGGTCGCAGCGCGCGGCAGTCGCCGGGCGCGGAGGCGCTGCGTCGCCGCTCGCCCGCTCTCAGGCACAACGCGCGCCACAAGCGGGCCTCCGCCAACACTAGCTCGCTCACG GAGGAACTGATGCGTCTAATGGATGCGGAACTTGGGGACGGACGCTCAAACAGCGTCGCGAGTACAGTCGTAGCCAATACGCCCACTTCGCCAAGCGTAGCATCTACGACCACACCTACGAGCGTAGCGCCTACGAGCACAGCGGCTACGAGCGTGGCTACGAGCGTAGCGCCTGCGATGAGCCGCACGCCTCCGTTGCCGCTGCCGGACGCCGGCGCCTTGGACTGGGCCACACTTGTGCATACGGCCACAAGAGCTATGCTGCAG atttgcGAAGAACATCAGTATCCATCCATTGATAACACCGAACCATCTCTGGACACAATAGCCACTGAATCACTGCACAGTTCTTGGCCGGATATACCT agtACGGATACGAACAACGACAGTTCCACAACATCCTTGGGCAGCAGCGACTGCAGCTGCGGGCTCGCCGCGCGCGTGTCCGCGCTGCAGGCGGAGGCCGGCAGCGCTCAGCGGCAGCGCGACCAACTGCAAGACGAG GTCCGTCGGCTGCGGCGCACCAACGCGCGGCTCCGCGAGGAGTCAGCGCGCGCGGTGTGGCAGCTGCGGCAGTTCACGCACTGGCTCAAGCGCACCGTCGACCGCCAGTGA